AGCCTGTGACTAACGCAAATTTCAAAATTTCAAAGAAAAACAAGTTTTAATTACCATCTCCCCGATTAGCAGCAAAGGATCATTTTACGCTACTGATCGCGCGGCTTAAGGAAAGGAAACCATTATGACTCAGGCAGTTATTGTCAGCGCCGCCCGTACCGCCCTGACAAAATCATTTCGTGGCAGCTTTAATGATACTGAAGCGCCTGTTTTAGGTGGCGCGGTGATCCGCGCCGTTGTTGCGCAAGCTGGCATCGCTCCCGAGAGTGTTGATGATGTGATTATGGGCGCGGCAGTGCAGCAGGGAACCCAGGGTTACAATATCGGGCGTTTATGTGCTTATACCGCAGGGCTACCAAATAGTGTTGCTGGTATGGCACTGGATCGCATGTGCGCTTCCGGTCTGATGAGTATTGTCGCCGCCGCCAATGGCATAATCAGTGGCGATGTGAATATTGCCGTAGCTGGCGGGGTCGAGTCTTTGTCACTGACCCAGACTAAACATAAAAATGCCTATCGGGCTCGCTCTGAGGCAGTACAGGCGATTGCCCCGGATGCGTATATCCAGATGATTGAAACGGCGGAGATTGTTGCACAGCGTTATGGTATTTCCCGTGAAGCCCAAGACAGATATGCATTGCAAAGCCAACAGCGCACTGCCGCTGCGCAGCAGCAAGGGGTATTTAATGATGAAATTATTCCCCTGACGGTAGAGCAATTACTGTTTGATGCCGAGAAAAAGCCTGCAGGACACCGACGTGTCGTCGCCGATAAAGATGAATGTAATCGGCCGACGACCAGCTATGAATCCCTCGCGGCGTTAAAACCTGTATGGCAGGGCGGGACGCATATTGCGCAAGGAGCGCATATTACCGCGGGTAATGCGTCGCAGTTTTCTGATGGTGCAGCCGCCACCTTACTGATGAGCGACCACCAAGCCGCCTCACTCGGTCTGGCGCCTTTGGGCATTTATAAAGGCATGGCATTGGTAGGATGCGATCCCAGTGAAATGGGCATTGGCCCAGTATTAGCCGTGCCCAAACTGCTCAAGCGTTTTGGCTTGACGGTTGATGATATTGGCCTGTGGGAAATCAATGAAGCCTTTGCCAGCCAAGTCGTATATTGCCGGGATAAGCTGGAGATCGACAATAACAAACTCAATGTTAACGGCGGCGCAATTGCAATCGGCCATCCATTTGGCATGTCGGGTAATCGCATGGTGGGGCATGGGTTACGTGAAGCCAAACGCCGCGGCGTAAAGTATTTGGTGGTGTCTATGTGCATCGGGGGCGGCATGGGGGCGGCAGCACTCTTTGAAGTACCGAACTGATTTAGCGCGTAAATGCCAATAACAAAACTTGAATAATAATAGGCTGCCCTGACATTATGGGATGACAGCGCTGGCTGAGATGGGAAAGTCAGTCAGGCAGTGAGTTAGTTACTAGCAATATCAGTAAAGTCAGAGCAGTCACATAGAACAATTTAACCGGGCGGCCTTAGCGGGTCAGCCTGCAGGGAGCAAGGTTATGTCAGCAGTCGAGCATGAAACTGTTACCGAGCAGTTTGAAACTATTAAATTTTCCGTTCAGGGCAAAATCTGCACCATTGAGTTAAACCGGCCCAGTACGTTGAATGCATTTAATCAGCAAATGCGGCGGGATCTCCACAGTGCGATTGATATGGCTGACACCAATCCATCTGTCAGGGTGGTGATTGTGAAAGGTGCCGGCCCGTGTTTTTCTGCTGGTGCCGATTTAAAAGAGCTGACTGCGGCTAAACATGGCATCGAAGCGCAGATCATGAATGAGTACAAACCTTTTTTGTCGCGCATTATTCAGTCAGATAAAATTTATTTGGCTGCGGTGCAGGGCGCTGCCGCCGGAATTGGCGGGGCATTAGCCTTGACTTGTGATCTGGTGGTGATGAGTGAAGAAGCTTGCCTGTTCCAGGCTTTTGCAGCGATAGCGCTGGTGCCGGATGGTGGCGCCAGTTGGCACTTGGTAAATAACCTTGGCTATAAAAAAGCATTTGAGCTCTGTGTCGAAGCTGACAAACTCAGTGCTGAAGAATGTATTCAAACCGGTTTGGCCAACCACAGTGTTGCCGCTGGTGATTTAGATGAATACACCTGTGCCTGGGCTGAACGCCTCGCAGCGGGGGCACCACTGTCACAAAAATATTTGAAACGTTTACTGCAACAAGCGCAGCGCGCCGGACTGCACGATACCATTCGTCAGGAGGCTCAGTATCAACAGTTCTGTTTTAACAGTGAAGATTTTCAGGAAGGGGTTAGCGCCTTTTTTGCTAAGCGCCAGCCGGTGTTCTCGGGAAAGTAACGAGAAATAGCCCGGAGTATTATTCAGCCAATGCCGTTAATGCCAAGCATTGGCTTATAACAGTGGCAAATAACCGCGAAAAAAAGCGGCAGAGAATTATCTCTGCCGCTTTTTTCATTCATTCCGCCCGCCTTACGACACTTGCGCGTATCAATACCCGTAACTCAATATTATTGTGCTAACTATTTATTATGATGCCCGGTTATAAAAACATGCTGTCGGCGAGGTGAAGTGAGTGATAGCGACCAATAGCGGCTAAATGCATTTAGCTGGTTTTGGCAGCCCGGCAATTTTAGTGGCTTGTTTGGCCGGGCCTGCTGGGAACAGAGTATAAAGATACTTGGAGTTTCCCATCTCTGGTCCCATTGCTTGGCCAATGGCTTTTACCAGAATACGGATCGCCGGGCTGGTTTTGTATTCCAGATAAAAGTTACGCACAAAATTCACCACATCCCAATGGGCATCGGTCAAGGTGATGGACTCCTTGGCGGCAATCACAGGTGCTAGCTCAGGGGTCCAGTCATTCACATTCAGCAGATAACCTTGGGCATCGGTGGCAATTTGGCTGTTATTGAATTCAATAAAGTTCATGTTTTATCTCAATATGTTAACGCTGACACAGGATTACCAGCTGATCACCTTGTCGTGGGACAAGGTGAGGGCAACAAATTCGGCATAGTCTACCAAGGCATAACCGTCGGCCTGCAGCGTTAACCCGCGGGCAATCACATCATCACGCAGCAGATAGACTTTAAACGGGGACAGGGCCATCGACCACTGACGTTTTAAAATGGCATTAACACCATTGCCGGACAGCAGTACGCTGTCATGTTTGCCGGCATAGCGCAGGCAGGTTTGCAGCGCATTATCATTGCCGGCGGATGTTTGAATATGATGTAGAATCATCAGAATACCAACACCTCATCCGCTTCACGTAGCCGCGCAGTAATGGTTTCTGCACTCACCACTTGGGCATCAATGTTCAGAACAGAGCGCTTGAGGCCAAATTCAGTTAATGAATCATTGCACACCAGCACATCTTCAATATCGTACAGGGGCAGTGCCTTAAAGGTGGCAATATAATCCCGAGCACCAACTAATTCAGGTTGCTGCTCACTGATCAGGTTTAAAACCCCTTCATCAGCAAAAATCAGCGTGATCTGCTGTTCAAAGCTGGCACTGAGCATGGCCAGATCCAATGCTTCCCGGCCATGTGCCGTTCCGTGTGGCGCACGGCGAAATATAATACACAGGTGTTTCACTCAGAATCCTTAAAAACAGATCAGCCGATCGGCTTGTTCAATACCGGTGACTAATTCACCCAGCCCACCCATAGTAAAGGGGGCCGTCACGTTCCAATGAGCTTGTTGGTTCTCGCTCGCTTCCTGCGCCGATAGCATGCCACGGCGCAAGGCGGCAGAGACGCAGTTCACCAGTTCAATACTGTATTGTTCCGCAAGCTGGCACCATTGGTCGTATTGATTAAATTCATCACTGGCGGGTGCCAGCAGACTATTGGAATGGGTCACGCCATCCTGGTAAAAGAATACCCGGATCACCTGATGGCCACTTTCCAGTGCCGCGCGGGCAAAACGACAAGCATGATAACCGGCACTATTGCCATAGACGCTGCCGTTGACTTGAATAATAAATTTGCTCATAAAAACAAAAATGGCCCTAAAGAGGGCCATTTTACCTTAAATCCAACAAATGTGGGATTAGTCGTCGTTATTCATCCCCAGCAGGTTAAGCAGGGCGATAAACAGGTTCAGAAAATCCAGATACAGGGAGACGGTTGCGCGGATATAGTTGGTTTCGCCGCCGTTCACAATCCGGCTGGTATCAAACAGGATAAAACCTGTCATTAACAGAGCAATACCAGCGTTCAGAGCCATAAACAGTGGGCCGCTACCAATAAAGATGTTAGCGATACCGGCAACAATCACCACAATCAGTCCAGCAAACAGGAAACCACGCATAAAAGAGAAATCTTTCTTAGTGGTCAGGGCATAGAAAGACAGGGCGGCAAAGATCACCGCAGTCAGACCCAACGCCTGCATAATCAACTGAGGGCCATTGGCCATGCCCAGATAGTGGTTAAGAATGTAGCCTAATGATGCGCCTTCCATACCGGTAAAGGCAAAAACCCAAAACAAACCTGATTGGGTATCAGCCTTGCGCAGGGTAACAAACAACAGCACCAGACCACCGATGGAAAGTGCCAGAGAGCCCAGACGACCGACGCCCATAGCCATACCTACTGCAGC
This region of Shewanella sp. NFH-SH190041 genomic DNA includes:
- a CDS encoding acetyl-CoA C-acyltransferase, whose product is MTQAVIVSAARTALTKSFRGSFNDTEAPVLGGAVIRAVVAQAGIAPESVDDVIMGAAVQQGTQGYNIGRLCAYTAGLPNSVAGMALDRMCASGLMSIVAAANGIISGDVNIAVAGGVESLSLTQTKHKNAYRARSEAVQAIAPDAYIQMIETAEIVAQRYGISREAQDRYALQSQQRTAAAQQQGVFNDEIIPLTVEQLLFDAEKKPAGHRRVVADKDECNRPTTSYESLAALKPVWQGGTHIAQGAHITAGNASQFSDGAAATLLMSDHQAASLGLAPLGIYKGMALVGCDPSEMGIGPVLAVPKLLKRFGLTVDDIGLWEINEAFASQVVYCRDKLEIDNNKLNVNGGAIAIGHPFGMSGNRMVGHGLREAKRRGVKYLVVSMCIGGGMGAAALFEVPN
- a CDS encoding enoyl-CoA hydratase/isomerase family protein, coding for MSAVEHETVTEQFETIKFSVQGKICTIELNRPSTLNAFNQQMRRDLHSAIDMADTNPSVRVVIVKGAGPCFSAGADLKELTAAKHGIEAQIMNEYKPFLSRIIQSDKIYLAAVQGAAAGIGGALALTCDLVVMSEEACLFQAFAAIALVPDGGASWHLVNNLGYKKAFELCVEADKLSAEECIQTGLANHSVAAGDLDEYTCAWAERLAAGAPLSQKYLKRLLQQAQRAGLHDTIRQEAQYQQFCFNSEDFQEGVSAFFAKRQPVFSGK
- a CDS encoding TusE/DsrC/DsvC family sulfur relay protein, which produces MNFIEFNNSQIATDAQGYLLNVNDWTPELAPVIAAKESITLTDAHWDVVNFVRNFYLEYKTSPAIRILVKAIGQAMGPEMGNSKYLYTLFPAGPAKQATKIAGLPKPAKCI
- the tusB gene encoding sulfurtransferase complex subunit TusB, with product MILHHIQTSAGNDNALQTCLRYAGKHDSVLLSGNGVNAILKRQWSMALSPFKVYLLRDDVIARGLTLQADGYALVDYAEFVALTLSHDKVISW
- the tusC gene encoding sulfurtransferase complex subunit TusC; the encoded protein is MKHLCIIFRRAPHGTAHGREALDLAMLSASFEQQITLIFADEGVLNLISEQQPELVGARDYIATFKALPLYDIEDVLVCNDSLTEFGLKRSVLNIDAQVVSAETITARLREADEVLVF
- the tusD gene encoding sulfurtransferase complex subunit TusD; its protein translation is MSKFIIQVNGSVYGNSAGYHACRFARAALESGHQVIRVFFYQDGVTHSNSLLAPASDEFNQYDQWCQLAEQYSIELVNCVSAALRRGMLSAQEASENQQAHWNVTAPFTMGGLGELVTGIEQADRLICF
- a CDS encoding Bax inhibitor-1/YccA family protein, producing MNQSIYGSQLSTLEVNKLLKNTYMLLAMTLAFSAVCAAVGMAMGVGRLGSLALSIGGLVLLFVTLRKADTQSGLFWVFAFTGMEGASLGYILNHYLGMANGPQLIMQALGLTAVIFAALSFYALTTKKDFSFMRGFLFAGLIVVIVAGIANIFIGSGPLFMALNAGIALLMTGFILFDTSRIVNGGETNYIRATVSLYLDFLNLFIALLNLLGMNNDD